Genomic DNA from Niallia circulans:
CTTTCACCACCGAAGGAAAATAAGGCTACTACAAGTACTGCTGCAAATATGGCTCGTAGCACTGTTGAGACGACCTCCTTTATTCTTTTCTGAAGAAGCCGAATATTTCTGTTGTTTGCACGATGTTAGTAAATGCTTGAGGGTCAACCTCTTTAATGGTTTTCTCCAAGTCATACAATTCATAGCGTGTAACAACAATCATCATCATATCCCTGTCTTCATTGGAAAAGGCTCCTTTTGCTGGAACCATTGTTATTCCTCTCACTAGCTTCTCATGGATTGCCAGTTTTAATTCATCGGATTTTTTTGTGACAATCATTGCAGTCAGCTTTTGATGCCTTGTATGTATTGCATCAATTACCCTTGTCGAAGCATACAGCGTCACTAGAGTATACAAGGCTTTTTCCCATCCGTAGAGATAGCCTGCAGTAATGATGATAATGCTATTTAATGTGAAAAAGTAAGTTCCGACAGGCTTATCCTGCATTCGCGAAAGAATCATTGCAACAATATCCATGCCTCCTGTTGAAGCACCAATCTTTAAAGTAATCCCAACACCAACAGCTGCAATAACACCACCAAAAACAGCATTAAGCAAGATATCATCTGAATAGGAATGAACCGGCAGAAGCTCAAGAAATAAAGACATGAACGCAACACTAAGGAAGCTATAGCATGTAAATGATTTCCCAACCTTAATCCAGCCTAAAATGGCGATAGGTACATTCAGTATAAACAGCAATATTCCTGTTG
This window encodes:
- a CDS encoding YitT family protein, with translation MYWTLTKKLAVVIVGALLNAVALNFFLIPADVYASGFAGVAQLIASVTPITTGILLFILNVPIAILGWIKVGKSFTCYSFLSVAFMSLFLELLPVHSYSDDILLNAVFGGVIAAVGVGITLKIGASTGGMDIVAMILSRMQDKPVGTYFFTLNSIIIITAGYLYGWEKALYTLVTLYASTRVIDAIHTRHQKLTAMIVTKKSDELKLAIHEKLVRGITMVPAKGAFSNEDRDMMMIVVTRYELYDLEKTIKEVDPQAFTNIVQTTEIFGFFRKE